A window of candidate division KSB1 bacterium contains these coding sequences:
- a CDS encoding DUF5060 domain-containing protein, translating to MINVVDVNSTVVGKYEKIEIRFHIEKADYDNPYNPEEIDVRGVFVAPSGKEWNQYGFYDDYQNQNIWKVRFAANETGAWSYRLLAQASSGNTSTELFHFQVSESDYHGWIKVSPDHPHYFMHDDGTSFYGVGPYYPWGVSNGSSGLGQLEEYGANFWGYWNIPYGGEIRIIESMQSGLGRYDQEKCGRIDQLIEWSEERNLKMMFAIWPHICCPIRSGRINGITILIIALHL from the coding sequence GTGATCAATGTTGTTGATGTAAATTCAACCGTGGTGGGCAAGTATGAAAAAATCGAAATTCGCTTTCATATTGAAAAAGCCGACTATGACAACCCCTATAATCCTGAAGAGATTGATGTGAGAGGGGTTTTTGTCGCGCCCTCCGGCAAGGAATGGAATCAATATGGATTTTATGATGATTATCAAAACCAAAATATCTGGAAAGTCCGGTTTGCCGCCAACGAAACCGGCGCCTGGAGCTATCGGTTACTCGCTCAGGCCTCCTCGGGGAATACCTCTACAGAGCTGTTTCATTTTCAGGTGTCTGAATCCGATTATCACGGCTGGATCAAAGTTTCTCCGGATCATCCGCACTACTTTATGCATGATGACGGAACGTCGTTCTATGGGGTCGGACCCTATTACCCCTGGGGTGTCAGTAACGGGTCTTCCGGACTCGGACAATTGGAGGAATACGGCGCCAATTTCTGGGGATACTGGAATATCCCGTACGGCGGAGAGATTCGTATCATCGAATCCATGCAATCCGGTCTCGGACGCTATGATCAGGAAAAATGCGGACGTATTGATCAGCTCATCGAATGGTCTGAAGAGCGGAATCTGAAAATGATGTTTGCGATTTGGCCGCATATTTGCTGTCCAATACGGTCTGGGCGCATCAATGGCATAACAATCCTTATAATAGCATTACATCTGTGA
- a CDS encoding T9SS type A sorting domain-containing protein translates to MLKEKNGRYWTYQPQAVLSNREPVYISIPLDQFTASDTATQIDLENLNELAFNVLPGIGGSGLGVIVLDSILFSTGLSTGVKEKPAIVPDDFYLSPVYPNPFNASTRMTYRLPKSGLLKISVMNVRGQTVKLLVKEYQNAGVHNLVWNAENAETGVYFIRLQTKDKTLSKKCLLLK, encoded by the coding sequence ATGCTGAAAGAAAAAAACGGCCGCTATTGGACGTATCAGCCGCAGGCTGTTCTCTCAAACCGGGAGCCTGTGTATATCTCTATTCCATTGGATCAATTCACAGCTTCTGACACGGCGACGCAAATCGATCTTGAGAATTTAAACGAACTGGCCTTTAACGTGCTGCCCGGCATCGGGGGGAGCGGATTGGGTGTGATTGTTCTGGATAGTATTCTGTTTTCGACCGGATTGAGTACAGGCGTAAAAGAAAAACCGGCTATCGTTCCGGATGATTTTTATTTATCTCCGGTTTATCCGAATCCATTTAACGCCTCAACCCGGATGACCTACCGGTTGCCAAAATCCGGACTTTTAAAAATATCTGTGATGAATGTACGCGGACAAACTGTAAAATTGTTAGTCAAGGAGTATCAGAACGCCGGTGTACATAATCTGGTTTGGAATGCTGAAAATGCAGAAACCGGAGTTTATTTTATCAGGCTGCAAACCAAAGACAAAACGCTCAGTAAAAAATGTTTACTCTTAAAATGA
- a CDS encoding glycosyl hydrolase has protein sequence MWHTITFELTQHDGAALNRIYMYLDGGTTVTKQGTICFDDLAIGDSVSVIQTPAYTALELALQQATALYENTVKGGGEGEFPAGSKADLQAAINAARQVYEQDDAPPDTVKAMVWDLYDACATLEASVNASEMGLVDPHATKETRYLYGNLLQSAGKGLVFGMHDVTGYGVGWSGDDDRSDVKDVCGDYPALYSEDANKITRGLQVERMRYRLTSAYRRGGIITFSWHQYDPDDRHFYADRINNERIVETIIPGGERHSDYKEKLRRLALFLKSLRGDTGESIPVIFRPYHEHLGDWFWWGAAHCTKSEYNTLWQFTVDYMRDSLNVHNLIWAFSPSLNHIDQGDDYFDVYPGDEYVDIFGTDNYFSHPVSKMARDQFRIGLHKVVEHANARNKLPALTEVGQEGLKP, from the coding sequence TTGTGGCACACTATTACGTTCGAGTTGACACAACATGACGGCGCCGCGCTGAATCGCATCTATATGTATCTGGACGGCGGCACCACAGTGACCAAACAGGGAACGATCTGTTTCGATGATCTTGCCATCGGCGATTCGGTCAGTGTAATTCAAACCCCGGCCTATACCGCACTTGAGCTTGCGCTTCAGCAGGCAACAGCCTTGTATGAGAACACGGTCAAAGGCGGCGGAGAAGGCGAGTTCCCTGCGGGATCAAAAGCTGATTTGCAGGCTGCAATCAATGCTGCCCGGCAGGTCTATGAGCAGGACGATGCCCCGCCTGATACAGTAAAAGCTATGGTCTGGGATCTGTATGATGCCTGCGCTACTCTGGAGGCCTCTGTAAATGCCTCCGAGATGGGCCTGGTGGATCCCCATGCCACCAAAGAAACCCGATATCTTTACGGAAATTTACTGCAATCAGCCGGCAAAGGGCTTGTTTTCGGTATGCATGATGTAACCGGTTATGGTGTCGGCTGGAGCGGTGATGATGACCGAAGCGATGTCAAAGATGTTTGCGGAGATTATCCGGCTTTGTACAGTGAAGATGCCAATAAAATTACCCGCGGGCTGCAGGTCGAGAGAATGCGCTATCGTTTGACGTCTGCCTATCGACGCGGTGGCATTATCACCTTTTCATGGCATCAATATGATCCGGATGACCGACATTTTTATGCGGATCGGATCAATAATGAACGTATTGTTGAAACGATAATCCCGGGCGGTGAGCGCCACTCGGATTATAAAGAAAAGCTGAGACGTCTGGCGCTTTTTCTCAAGAGCTTGCGCGGAGATACCGGCGAGTCCATCCCCGTTATTTTCCGCCCGTATCATGAACATCTGGGAGACTGGTTCTGGTGGGGGGCAGCCCATTGTACGAAATCAGAGTACAACACCCTATGGCAATTTACAGTGGACTATATGCGCGACAGCCTGAATGTGCATAACCTGATCTGGGCCTTTTCACCGTCGCTGAATCACATTGATCAGGGTGATGATTATTTTGATGTCTATCCCGGAGATGAGTATGTGGATATTTTCGGCACCGATAATTATTTTTCTCATCCTGTTTCCAAAATGGCCAGAGATCAGTTTCGCATTGGATTGCATAAAGTGGTGGAACATGCCAACGCGCGCAACAAATTACCGGCATTGACCGAAGTGGGGCAGGAAGGTCTGAAGCCATGA
- a CDS encoding T9SS type A sorting domain-containing protein, producing the protein MLWTDPAYPDRDWKQAVAPLGFGAEFEGSATREQTTIYFRKHFEFNGPNEPLGLLLKFNSGAVAYINGTEVYRTNVASGELSADDPAYEQKTNNKIVTLSNDLVSTVMRSGENVLAVEVHTAGEDNPLLSMDARLFSSTTFYVDLNSEWLYDDSGQRPNDRTLGEILTVEEPDDSESKSLTVKDYDLKQNYPNPFNPVTTIEYHLPAAEHVKIEIIDMNGRRVSMLENGLKPAGAHRVSFDAGQLSSGIYFYRMRTQSHVQVRRMLLLK; encoded by the coding sequence GTGCTGTGGACTGATCCGGCATATCCGGACCGTGATTGGAAACAGGCGGTGGCTCCTCTGGGATTCGGTGCGGAATTCGAAGGCTCTGCGACCCGGGAACAGACCACAATCTATTTCCGCAAGCATTTTGAGTTTAATGGTCCGAATGAGCCGCTGGGACTTTTACTCAAATTCAACAGCGGCGCCGTGGCCTATATCAACGGAACAGAGGTTTATCGAACCAATGTAGCGTCCGGTGAATTGTCCGCTGATGATCCGGCCTATGAACAAAAAACCAACAACAAAATCGTAACATTGAGCAACGACCTCGTCTCTACGGTGATGCGTTCGGGAGAAAATGTACTGGCTGTTGAGGTGCATACAGCCGGAGAAGACAATCCGTTGCTTTCCATGGATGCCCGGCTTTTTTCCAGCACGACCTTTTATGTGGATCTCAACAGTGAGTGGCTGTATGACGATTCCGGACAGCGGCCCAACGATCGAACTCTGGGTGAAATTCTAACGGTAGAGGAACCCGATGATTCTGAAAGCAAGAGTCTGACCGTAAAAGACTATGATCTGAAACAGAATTATCCCAATCCGTTTAATCCGGTTACAACGATTGAATATCATTTGCCGGCTGCTGAGCATGTGAAAATTGAAATCATTGATATGAACGGCAGACGTGTTTCTATGCTGGAAAACGGACTCAAACCCGCGGGCGCTCATCGTGTGTCTTTTGATGCCGGACAATTGTCCAGCGGGATTTATTTTTACCGGATGCGTACCCAATCGCATGTTCAGGTAAGACGCATGCTCCTGCTTAAATAA